The genomic segment TCGTTCATTACAATTACCACCCATTATTTATGTATGCTATAATTATAATGCATCTTGGGGATAAATTGCATCAATCAGATATTTCCAATAATCTACTACCCTAAGATGTCAATGCCTGAGTAGTAACTCTGTAACTTCTAGCAACCCAGCAGTTGCAACTGTTGACAAGGCTTCTATGAAAGTTCTTGGTCAAGCTAAAGGTACAGCTACAATCTCTGTTGTTGTAAATACTGCTGACGGATTAAAGACAATCCAGAAAACAGTAACAGTTTCTGATGATGCAAGAGTTGCACAATCAATTAAATCTAACGCTACTGAAGGAGTATTCACTTATTCACTAGCTTCATTACCTTCAGGCGATGATTTAGCTGTAGACGACGCGGGAACTGACTTATTCTTTACTGTTACTGACCAATACGGTGGTACAGCATTAACACCAGTAGACTATATTATTTCAGATGAAGTAGATGCTGATGACAGCATGACTGTTTCAATTACTTCAGGTGCATTAACAATTACAGGTGCTGATGCTTCTGATAGTGTTAAAGTAACTGCTGTTGATGCTAGTGGACATACTTCAACTGTAACTATCAAATTTACTAATTAATTTAAAGAATGGTGTCAGTACAATTTTAAAGACAGAGAGCGTTAAGGGATTGGTGCCTGCCGCCACCCGAAAAATGTCGAAAAGCACTGCGGAGAGAAATCTCTGCGGTGCTTTTCTTTTTTGTATTAATTGTTAGTAAACCTGCTATCAGTCCGTAACCTCTTTTAAGAAACCGTATCAAAAAACTTTTTAAGCATTTAATATAATTATGAACATCAGATGCAAATTCTATACAATTTGACTAGCCTCAATTCCTTTAGGGGAATTGGGGCTATTTTTGTTTTAGGAGGGAAAAGGATGAGCAAGTATCAAACAATCAACCACCAACAGCTAGAGTTGCTAGAAAGAGAGGTGCCTGCCAAACAGCCAGCGAAGCGCATCAACATTGTGAGCCTGAAGCTCGTTCGAGAGTCTAGCGTGCTGTACAAGGAGCGGCAAATCAAATCCCCAGAGGATGCGTACAAGTTGTTGAAGCTATTCCTTGCTGAAGCTGACCGCGAGAAGTTTGTCGTTGTCTGCCTTGACACGAAAAACCAGCCGACTGCCATCAACGTCTGCCATGTCGGAAGCCTGAACGCTAGTATCGTGCATCCGAGGGAGGTGATGAAGGCTGCCATTCTCTCCAACTCGGCTTCCATCATCGTAGCCCATAATCATCCCAGCGGGCATTGCGAGCCGTCGAGGGAGGACATCGAGGTAACGAAACGGTTAGTGGAGGCTGGGAGAATCGTTGGCATCGATGTGCTGGACCATTTGATTGTTTGCCCTGAACGATATTTGTCGCTGAAAGAAAAAGGATATATTTGAGAGGAGACGAGAAGATGTTACACATGGATTGGTTTGTAAGGACAATGAAAAGAACGTTCAACGTGGCAGTCAACATTGACGAGGTGGGCTATGAAGCGTACGAATTCTATCACGAAGAGCTAGACAACTATCTTGTTCCTGAAGAGCATCTGGAAAAACTCCCGAATCCGCTGCTTTTTGAGACTCTAGCGTATGTCGATGGAAACGGAAACGATTGGATAGCGGGATTTGTAGGAGATGAGGAAACGGGGGAGAAATTGTATGAGGTTTGGATAAAGAATGGGGAGCCAATCGCTTACGAAATATATGTCTAAGGAAGAAAGGAGAATGAAGGAAATATGGCAAAATACCATCGCATCATCATTGACGGGGTGCCGTACTACCGGGAATACAGCTACGGATTGGACGGCTACGGGGAGATGCTTAGCGAGGACGAGCTCGTTCAGCAGTTGCTGGATGAGGTGGTAGACGAAGAGATTGAGGTGAACGAGCGAGAAATTGAAGCCGCTCTGCGCCGGATTGCAGACCGTGACGACCAGAACCTATTGCAGAGCTACATTCGGTACTTGGAGCGAATCAGCCGGGAATGAGACCGACTCACGACATTTCTTTCGGCAATCTCACGACAAAACTAAATAGATTTCAACCATACATGGCAGATTCGATGAGCGACAAGAAATCTCTATGATTCCAGCGTCAAAAAACTCCCGACATTATTATATAACTGTCGTGAGTAGGAAGGAGAGAGGCAATCGTGCAAACATATCACTGGTAGAAGGCTATTGATGTATAACCACGTACATCAATAGCCTTTTTGCATTGTAGGAGGTGGATGGGACTTGGATATAGAGAAGTTTGAACAATGGCTTTTTGCGGAGGGAAAAGCCCCCAAAACCATCGAGTCATATGTGAACGATGTGAAAGGATTCCATTCATACTTGCAGGAGAAGCTGAAGGGCATGCCAGTCCTTTCCCGCTTCTCTTTCGTGAAATACAAGGAGCATCTGATAAAGGAGGGTTATGCCGTTTCCACCATCAACAAAAAGATTAACAGTCTAAAGGTTTACAACGATTTTCTAAGAACCGAAGGAATCGTCAGCGAGTCGTTTATCCAACTGAAGCGAGACAGAATCAAAATAGCCGATGGCAGCGAGGAGACGGTCGATGCGCTCACAGAGGAACAGGTGGAAAAACTGCTCTTCTATGTGGAGAACAGGCAAAAAGTCACGCTGAGAAACAAGCTCATCGTCTATCTGTTGCTGTACACGGGGGTCAGGGTGAGCGAGTTGGTGGGAATCCAAATCGCCGACATCGACTTCCTTACCAGCACCCTGAAAGTGACGGGAAAGGGCGGAAAGAGGCGAGAAATCGGGCTCAGACAAGATGTCCTATATTTGATAAGGCAGTACATGAAGGAAGAGCGTTCCGGGTCTGTTTTCAGCGATAGCCCCTATCTTCTGCTGAGCCAGAGAGCGGGGAAAATGCATCGGGATGCGGTGAGAGGATGGCTCGCCAAAATATCGAAAGAGCTCGGCTTCAAGCTGCATCCGCATCTGTTCCGTCACACGTTCTGCACAAGGTTGCTGAAAAAGGGAGTCGACCTCACCACCGTCAGCAAACTCGCCGGGCACTCGACCGTGAACATGACGGCGAAATACTATATCCAAACCACAAGGCAAGAGAAGCTGGATGCCGTCCAGCTTCTCTAGTCAGCCAGGGAGAAAGGAGAGAAAGACGATGCCTCAATGGTTGATTGAAGTGTTGAAAATTGTCATTGAAGAAATCGGCAAACGCAGAAAGCCTTAATCCTCGAATAGTTCCAAAAGCTCTTTTGGAGTATTGTCTGCGTTGACAAAAAGAATGATATAGTCTAGTCCAACGTTCGTTGCGAGAATGGAATCATCGAAAGTCTTTCGCAGGTGGTAGGCGATTTCTTGGGCTTTTCCTTCTTCGGTTCGGATGAAATAGGTCGCCACGTTCGGACAGATAGCGGCGTTGCTGGACACCAGCAACTCTTTTAGCAGGCTATGCTGAAACTTCTTCCGAGCCACCTGCGAAGACTTGTAGTAACCTTCTTCGTTTTTTTGGATGTCCAACTCGTCCATGTCCCTAGACAGCGTGGGTTGACTCACTCGAATGCCATAGTCGTTTCTCAAAGTGTCGATGATGTCATCTTGTTCCTTAAAATCTTGTTCATCTACCAATTTGAGCAAAATCTGTTGTCTTTTTCTCTTTCGCTCTTTCGCTTTTTTGTTTCTGTTGTGCAAGCTGTTTTCCATATGTCATCCACCTTTCCGAAAAAAATTTTTATATTTTCATCATTTTTTTGTGCTCGGCACAATGGCATTAGCCACTAATCGAACAGTGAGTGAATATACTCACACGATAGGTGGCTTATCGCTTTCGTCAGAAACCTCTGCCTTGTTTATGAATATGCGAATGTAATAATGCATATATTCATTATACATGAATAAAACTTAATGTAAAATTCCCTATTTTAAAAGATTAACGTATTTACAAAGTGAATAATATATGAGATAATCCTCTCACAAGACAACGATGGCTGCATGACCTCAGCTCATCGTTCAGCGTATGCAAAAATACATAGGAGAGGAGAATGCATATGAAGTACAGACGAAACAACGGTTCCCAAATGCCACCGGAGGGATGGCACTATGCTCGGGTTGCCAGTGTCCGAGAAGGAAAGCAAGTAACGACCCAGCTGGGTCCCTCGGAGACGGCTCTCGTCACGTTCGTCATAGAAGGAGAGGTTCCAGCCCTTGTCACGCAGTCATTCCCGATGGCTCCGTGGGCGAATTTCCTCCTCGAACGACTCATTGACGTTGCGATGGATACGAACAAGGCAGTGGTCGATTTGAATGACCTCGTATACAAGCGGTGCGGAATCAAAGTGGAGCACCGGGAATGGAAAGGAAAAGTGTACGCGAATGTTGTCGATGTCTGCGCCGTTGATGAGCTTCAAGAGGTGGATGAGGATGACGGCTTCGTTCCTCCTACTCAGGAAATGGACCTAGACGAACTTTCTTTTGAATAAAAGGGAGAGCCTTTCTCTCCTTTGACCATTCAACATCGGAAAGGAGCCTCATCCATGAAGCAAGACGCAACTCGCCAGCCGCTCATCATTGACCAGCACCGTTTGGAAGAAGGGAACACGTATCCCGTTCACCACTTCCTGCTCAAACATGAGGGTCTATACATGAACGTCACGGACAAGGAAACGGGAGAAGTGTCTGCTTTCAAGATAAGCGAGCCGATGTTTGTGAAAGAAACGGTGCAAAACCTAGATACGAAAGACGTGTATGTGAAGCTGTGCTACCGCTACAAAGGAAAATTTCACGAGATTGACATTGGCATGGGGCAGCTCATTCCAAGCGAACTCATCAAGCTATCGGGAAAGGGACTGGACGTATCCCATGAAAACAATAAGCTTGTCGCTACATTCCTGAGAGAGCAACAAAAGCTGGCACCTCACCGGGAAGTGTATCGGGAGGTGGGCTGGCACGAGGAGGAAGGCGGTCATCTCGTATTTCGCCATCATCATGTGCTCGCAAAAGAAGCAAAGCCGAACGTCGTCCATGATACAGAAGGCGGATGCTTCAATTTGGAGCCTAGGGGCTCGCTGGATGCGTGGAAACGAATGATTCAGGAAGAAGTCAAAGGCAATACGCCGCTCGAAATGATGGTATGTGCTGGCTTTTCCTCCGTTCTCGTCGGGTATCTCTCGAGATTTTACGATGAGGTCGACACGCTCCTCATCCATCTGGCAGGTGACAGCACCAAAGGGAAAACAACGGCTGCGCTTCTGGCGGTTTCTGTCATGGGAATGCCGTCCAACAAGAAGAA from the Xylanivirga thermophila genome contains:
- a CDS encoding Ig-like domain-containing protein; this translates as MSSNSVTSSNPAVATVDKASMKVLGQAKGTATISVVVNTADGLKTIQKTVTVSDDARVAQSIKSNATEGVFTYSLASLPSGDDLAVDDAGTDLFFTVTDQYGGTALTPVDYIISDEVDADDSMTVSITSGALTITGADASDSVKVTAVDASGHTSTVTIKFTN
- a CDS encoding JAB domain-containing protein, with amino-acid sequence MSKYQTINHQQLELLEREVPAKQPAKRINIVSLKLVRESSVLYKERQIKSPEDAYKLLKLFLAEADREKFVVVCLDTKNQPTAINVCHVGSLNASIVHPREVMKAAILSNSASIIVAHNHPSGHCEPSREDIEVTKRLVEAGRIVGIDVLDHLIVCPERYLSLKEKGYI
- a CDS encoding tyrosine-type recombinase/integrase is translated as MDIEKFEQWLFAEGKAPKTIESYVNDVKGFHSYLQEKLKGMPVLSRFSFVKYKEHLIKEGYAVSTINKKINSLKVYNDFLRTEGIVSESFIQLKRDRIKIADGSEETVDALTEEQVEKLLFYVENRQKVTLRNKLIVYLLLYTGVRVSELVGIQIADIDFLTSTLKVTGKGGKRREIGLRQDVLYLIRQYMKEERSGSVFSDSPYLLLSQRAGKMHRDAVRGWLAKISKELGFKLHPHLFRHTFCTRLLKKGVDLTTVSKLAGHSTVNMTAKYYIQTTRQEKLDAVQLL
- a CDS encoding arginine repressor, with product MENSLHNRNKKAKERKRKRQQILLKLVDEQDFKEQDDIIDTLRNDYGIRVSQPTLSRDMDELDIQKNEEGYYKSSQVARKKFQHSLLKELLVSSNAAICPNVATYFIRTEEGKAQEIAYHLRKTFDDSILATNVGLDYIILFVNADNTPKELLELFED